From Granulicella cerasi, a single genomic window includes:
- a CDS encoding ferritin-like domain-containing protein: MANQETQQLDNIIASRRTLLMGGGAAALAAAFLPKQANAQLTPSIIGDTDILNFALNLEYLEANFYYLAAYGTTIYGAASPIAITGTGTQGTVTTVASPKVTFTSPALAAYALETAIEEGRHVNFLRSALSTAAVAMPAIDLSSNSSGTGAFDKLATAAGIAATFNPFANQANFLIAAYVFEDVGVTAYSGAAPLLSTATQPSGNLKAAASILAVEAYHAGLIRSTLNSLDPTGSLGYIGLTQKVSTLRQTLSKAANSSVTTDDVPLTTATTVTLAGTAGYPATTIADADSTNEIAFSRTTSSVLNIVTGGGLNASGTKSTGVFYPAGMNGTIA; the protein is encoded by the coding sequence TCGACAACATTATTGCCAGCCGTCGCACTCTTCTGATGGGTGGCGGAGCAGCGGCGCTGGCAGCAGCGTTTCTGCCGAAGCAGGCGAACGCGCAGTTGACCCCGTCAATCATCGGCGACACGGACATCCTCAACTTTGCGTTGAACCTTGAGTACCTCGAGGCCAACTTCTACTACCTTGCGGCGTACGGTACGACGATCTACGGCGCAGCCAGCCCGATCGCCATCACCGGCACAGGCACGCAGGGCACCGTGACCACGGTGGCGTCGCCGAAGGTGACGTTCACTTCACCCGCGCTTGCAGCGTACGCGCTGGAAACGGCTATTGAAGAAGGTCGTCACGTCAACTTCCTACGCAGTGCTCTGAGCACGGCTGCGGTGGCGATGCCGGCGATCGATCTCAGCTCGAACTCCAGCGGTACGGGTGCGTTCGATAAGCTTGCGACCGCTGCAGGCATCGCGGCAACGTTCAATCCCTTTGCGAACCAGGCGAACTTCCTGATCGCTGCGTATGTATTCGAGGACGTAGGCGTCACGGCATACTCAGGCGCGGCGCCGTTGCTGAGCACAGCCACGCAGCCCAGCGGCAACCTGAAGGCTGCCGCGAGCATTCTGGCGGTGGAGGCTTATCACGCGGGCCTGATTCGCTCGACGCTGAACTCGCTCGATCCGACGGGTTCGCTGGGCTACATCGGTTTGACGCAGAAGGTGTCCACGCTGCGCCAGACGTTGTCGAAGGCAGCGAACTCCTCCGTGACTACGGACGATGTCCCGCTGACTACCGCCACGACGGTAACGCTCGCCGGCACGGCAGGCTATCCGGCGACGACGATTGCAGACGCTGACAGCACCAACGAGATCGCGTTCTCACGCACGACGAGCTCGGTGCTGAACATCGTGACCGGTGGTGGTTTGAACGCCTCGGGAACGAAGTCTACGGGAGTCTTTTATCCTGCGGGCATGAACGGCACGATCGCATAA